A stretch of Pseudomonas sp. 7SR1 DNA encodes these proteins:
- a CDS encoding response regulator — protein sequence MTAPIRLLLADDHEVTRTGFIAMLAASEGFEVVGQARDGQEALDLCERLHPDIAILDIRMPVLNGLGAARLLRQRQPFIKVMIFTMDDSPDHLEAAIDAGAVGYLLKDASREEVLDALRRVARGEETLNSAVSARLLRRMAERGGSAAAQLQALTTRERQVLGLVAGGFSNREIGEKLGIAPGTAKAHVERVIGKLGAADRTQAAVRGIALGLVAQPAGQWP from the coding sequence ATGACCGCGCCCATACGCCTGTTGCTGGCCGACGATCATGAAGTCACCCGCACCGGGTTCATCGCCATGCTGGCCGCAAGCGAAGGTTTCGAGGTGGTCGGCCAGGCCCGAGATGGCCAGGAAGCCCTGGACCTGTGCGAGCGGCTGCACCCGGACATCGCCATCCTCGACATCCGCATGCCGGTGCTCAACGGCCTGGGCGCGGCGCGCCTCCTGCGACAACGCCAGCCCTTCATCAAAGTCATGATCTTCACCATGGACGACAGCCCCGACCACCTGGAAGCAGCCATCGATGCCGGTGCCGTTGGCTACCTGCTCAAGGACGCCAGCCGCGAGGAAGTGCTGGATGCCCTCCGGCGGGTGGCCCGGGGCGAAGAGACCTTGAACAGCGCCGTCAGCGCCCGCTTGCTGCGGCGCATGGCCGAGCGCGGAGGCAGCGCCGCCGCTCAATTGCAGGCCCTCACGACCCGGGAACGCCAGGTGCTGGGCCTGGTGGCGGGCGGTTTCAGCAACCGGGAAATCGGCGAAAAGCTCGGCATCGCCCCCGGCACCGCCAAGGCCCATGTGGAGCGGGTCATCGGCAAGCTGGGCGCCGCCGACCGGACCCAGGCCGCGGTGCGCGGCATCGCCCTGGGCCTGGTGGCGCAACCCGCCGGGCAATGGCCATGA
- the tolQ gene encoding protein TolQ, giving the protein MQATLEHMTIWGLIGDASLLVKAVMLTLLLASLSSWYLIIQRSTVLQRNERQLKGFMQRFRSSQDLLPLYRESAQARDVDGGITPIFQAGLLAFTQFHQPSCQPEVVLEGVERSLQVAISEQEVQLEKGLQLLATVGSVSPYIGLFGTVWGIMNAFLGLSQVQQASLSTVAPGIAEALIATAIGLFAAIPAVIAYNRFAARGQTLLTCYYAFGNELQARLHRKLHGAPVNLASVA; this is encoded by the coding sequence ATGCAAGCCACTTTGGAACACATGACGATCTGGGGCCTTATCGGCGACGCGAGTCTGCTGGTCAAGGCGGTCATGCTCACGCTGTTGCTGGCGTCGCTGTCGAGCTGGTACCTGATCATCCAGCGCAGCACGGTGCTGCAACGCAACGAGCGACAGCTCAAGGGTTTCATGCAGCGTTTTCGCAGCAGCCAGGACCTGTTGCCCCTGTACCGCGAAAGTGCCCAGGCCAGGGACGTGGACGGCGGCATCACGCCGATTTTCCAGGCAGGCCTGCTGGCCTTCACTCAGTTCCACCAGCCTTCCTGCCAACCCGAGGTGGTGCTCGAAGGGGTGGAGCGTTCGCTGCAAGTGGCGATCAGCGAGCAGGAAGTGCAACTGGAAAAGGGCCTGCAATTGCTCGCCACCGTCGGTTCGGTCAGCCCCTACATCGGTCTGTTCGGCACCGTCTGGGGGATCATGAACGCATTCCTCGGCCTGTCCCAGGTACAGCAGGCCAGCCTCTCCACGGTAGCGCCGGGCATCGCCGAAGCGCTGATCGCCACGGCCATCGGCCTGTTCGCCGCAATCCCGGCGGTGATCGCGTACAACCGGTTCGCCGCCCGTGGCCAGACCCTGCTGACCTGCTACTACGCCTTCGGCAACGAGTTGCAGGCCCGTCTGCATCGCAAGCTGCACGGCGCCCCGGTGAACCTGGCTTCGGTCGCTTGA
- the tolR gene encoding protein TolR → MLVKPQRKHGPKAEMNVVPYIDVMLVLLVIFMVTAPMLTQGVKIELPKVASEALANDSRQRILTLSVKAEGGYYWNLGDELDTRHQTDSAVDLEQMRAKVAQVVAERSDTQVYIRADDHADYGRVVAAMAALQQGGVSNLGLVTEAPQ, encoded by the coding sequence ATGCTAGTCAAGCCACAACGCAAGCACGGGCCCAAGGCCGAAATGAACGTGGTGCCTTACATCGACGTGATGTTGGTGCTGCTGGTGATTTTCATGGTCACCGCGCCCATGCTGACCCAGGGTGTGAAGATAGAACTGCCCAAGGTCGCGAGCGAGGCACTGGCCAACGACAGTCGCCAGCGGATCCTGACCCTGTCGGTCAAGGCCGAAGGCGGCTACTACTGGAACCTGGGCGACGAACTGGACACCCGACACCAGACCGACAGCGCCGTGGACCTTGAGCAGATGCGGGCCAAGGTGGCCCAGGTGGTTGCCGAGCGCAGCGACACCCAGGTGTATATCCGGGCCGACGATCATGCCGATTACGGCCGGGTCGTCGCCGCCATGGCCGCCTTGCAGCAGGGCGGCGTGAGCAACCTGGGACTGGTGACCGAGGCGCCGCAATGA
- a CDS encoding energy transducer TonB, whose translation MTAMIMHSSSMNLPVAASHRFWQNSLAAGLAVALHAAVAALLVLGWSVEKPAAEAARVLRTQWVMLAPAPEAAAPAPLEPVAAQPVESVPAPAEMPRPETAKPIPDPSLQARKLEQAALARKRVEEHKREQQARQQRERVENERRAEHERHLQEAQQAAEQQRQARQADELARQHQAEQARLAAADSRSYQPLSKQAPDYPQRALDKGLEGDCTVEYSVTPDGRIDNPKVLDGCHPLFIRPSLAAAQGFRYQPRIIDGKAVTVPAVRNTFHYRIK comes from the coding sequence ATGACGGCGATGATCATGCACAGTTCTTCCATGAACCTGCCGGTAGCGGCCAGCCACCGTTTCTGGCAAAACAGCCTGGCGGCCGGGCTCGCCGTGGCCCTGCACGCTGCCGTGGCGGCCTTGCTGGTACTGGGTTGGAGCGTGGAAAAGCCTGCCGCGGAGGCAGCCCGGGTGCTACGCACGCAATGGGTGATGCTGGCCCCCGCGCCCGAGGCGGCCGCCCCGGCCCCGCTGGAACCTGTGGCAGCGCAACCGGTGGAGTCCGTCCCGGCGCCGGCCGAGATGCCCCGGCCCGAAACGGCCAAGCCCATCCCGGACCCGAGCCTCCAGGCGCGAAAACTGGAACAGGCAGCCTTGGCGCGCAAACGGGTAGAGGAGCACAAACGCGAGCAACAGGCCCGACAGCAACGCGAGCGCGTAGAGAACGAGCGGCGTGCGGAGCATGAGCGGCACTTGCAGGAAGCCCAGCAGGCCGCCGAACAACAACGCCAGGCCAGGCAGGCCGATGAACTGGCCCGGCAACACCAGGCCGAGCAGGCCCGCCTGGCTGCCGCCGACAGCCGCAGCTACCAGCCGTTGAGCAAGCAGGCCCCGGATTATCCGCAGCGTGCCCTGGACAAAGGCCTGGAAGGCGACTGCACCGTGGAATACAGCGTGACGCCGGATGGGCGCATCGATAATCCCAAGGTACTCGACGGTTGCCATCCACTGTTCATCCGTCCGTCCCTGGCCGCGGCCCAGGGCTTTCGTTATCAGCCCCGGATCATCGATGGCAAGGCGGTGACCGTGCCGGCGGTGCGCAATACCTTCCACTATCGGATCAAATGA
- a CDS encoding phytase, whose amino-acid sequence MNIGFSKHYWLAMLIGLATGPALAAPASPGLTLQPWAPTQALSLDALTFLPGEQTRERLAAGRDGLLLLDARGRELARLKGRFEGLDSRTLGTDVLVASLDSTRQQAVLVNLDPKGRRWGAPVYLPTRDFPVNGLCLYRDEASNLFVFLVGEEGKGEQWLVGADGQLSAKPQRVRGLPLPPDAKTCQVQDAAGQLFVNEERVGWWAYPASAEAETVRMPVAMRTPFGDIRQTAGAMAVMPGGMLGLDPDAAQLHLYQQTDAGWTSQGILALAGLKEPEGLAARLTKDALEVLLRDDDNGQLYQGEIRWQPAPVALAPVLPSVAAVAQSEPVARQGDAADDPAIWVHPTTPGASRVLGTNKKQGLLAYDLQGKLLQELSVGRLNNVDLRANFKLGMQTVDLAVASNRDRNSLSLFSIDRASGELREAGEVPTPLEDIYGICLFQPAEGELYAFVNGKDGRYLQYRLSAPDGLVKGELVRQFSVDSQPEGCVADERHQRLFLGEEDVGVWAVDARADQPATLTRVIEVGPQLHADVEGMALYRGDGGDYLVVSSQGNDSYLVLDAAPPFAVRGAFRVGLNAAAGIDGASETDGLEVTSVNLGGPWSQGMLVVQDGRKRMPEQAQNFKFVPWADIARALRLP is encoded by the coding sequence ATGAATATCGGTTTTTCCAAGCACTATTGGCTGGCAATGTTGATCGGCCTGGCCACCGGCCCGGCCCTGGCGGCTCCAGCCAGCCCCGGCCTGACGCTGCAACCCTGGGCGCCGACCCAGGCACTTTCCCTGGATGCGCTGACGTTCCTGCCCGGCGAGCAGACCCGCGAACGCCTGGCCGCCGGGCGCGACGGGCTGCTGCTGCTCGATGCCCGAGGTCGCGAACTGGCGCGCCTGAAGGGTCGTTTCGAAGGCCTCGACAGCCGCACCCTCGGCACCGACGTGCTGGTCGCCAGCCTCGACAGCACGCGCCAGCAGGCGGTACTGGTCAACCTCGACCCCAAGGGCCGCCGATGGGGGGCGCCGGTGTACCTGCCCACCCGGGACTTTCCGGTCAACGGCCTGTGCCTGTACCGCGATGAGGCGAGCAACCTGTTCGTGTTCCTGGTGGGCGAAGAGGGCAAGGGCGAACAATGGCTGGTAGGCGCCGACGGGCAATTGAGTGCGAAGCCCCAGCGCGTGCGCGGTCTGCCATTGCCACCGGACGCCAAGACCTGCCAGGTGCAGGACGCCGCCGGCCAGTTGTTCGTCAACGAAGAGCGGGTCGGCTGGTGGGCCTATCCGGCGTCCGCTGAAGCCGAGACCGTGCGGATGCCCGTGGCGATGCGCACGCCGTTCGGGGATATCCGGCAGACGGCAGGTGCCATGGCGGTGATGCCGGGGGGCATGCTGGGCCTCGATCCCGACGCCGCGCAATTGCATCTGTACCAGCAAACGGACGCGGGATGGACGTCCCAGGGCATCCTGGCCCTGGCAGGCCTGAAAGAGCCGGAAGGCCTGGCGGCACGGTTGACAAAAGACGCGCTCGAAGTGCTACTGCGGGACGACGACAACGGCCAGCTGTACCAGGGCGAAATCCGCTGGCAACCGGCGCCGGTAGCGCTGGCGCCGGTGTTGCCCAGCGTGGCTGCCGTCGCCCAGAGCGAACCGGTGGCTCGCCAGGGCGACGCCGCGGATGACCCGGCGATCTGGGTGCACCCGACGACGCCCGGGGCGAGCCGGGTGCTGGGCACCAACAAGAAGCAAGGGCTGCTCGCCTACGACCTGCAAGGCAAATTGCTGCAGGAGCTGTCGGTGGGGCGTCTGAACAACGTCGACTTGCGGGCCAATTTCAAACTCGGCATGCAAACCGTCGACCTGGCGGTGGCCAGTAACCGCGACCGCAACAGCCTGAGCCTGTTCAGCATCGACCGCGCCAGTGGCGAGCTGCGCGAAGCGGGCGAGGTCCCCACGCCGCTGGAGGACATCTACGGCATCTGCCTGTTCCAGCCCGCCGAGGGCGAGTTGTATGCCTTCGTCAACGGCAAGGACGGCCGCTACCTGCAATATCGCCTCAGCGCCCCGGATGGGCTGGTCAAGGGCGAGTTGGTGCGCCAGTTCAGCGTCGATAGCCAGCCTGAAGGCTGCGTGGCCGATGAGCGCCATCAGCGGTTGTTCCTGGGGGAGGAAGACGTCGGCGTCTGGGCCGTGGATGCCCGGGCCGACCAGCCGGCCACCTTGACCCGCGTGATCGAAGTCGGCCCGCAACTGCACGCCGACGTCGAAGGCATGGCCCTGTACCGAGGCGACGGCGGCGATTACCTGGTGGTGTCCAGCCAGGGCAACGACAGCTACCTGGTGCTCGATGCCGCGCCGCCTTTCGCCGTACGCGGTGCTTTCCGGGTCGGCTTGAATGCGGCGGCGGGTATCGACGGCGCCTCGGAAACCGACGGCCTGGAAGTCACTTCGGTCAACCTCGGCGGGCCCTGGAGCCAGGGGATGCTGGTGGTCCAGGACGGACGCAAGCGCATGCCCGAACAGGCCCAGAACTTCAAGTTCGTGCCCTGGGCCGATATCGCCAGGGCGCTGCGCCTGCCTTGA
- a CDS encoding sensor histidine kinase, whose amino-acid sequence MQSPPHDPGSALAIRTQYRQSQSRAARLGLLLGTGHELTRLPLAQMRQRVVQRACAFMAMDHGLLLEWTADDPLRTLASHGSGERLERLASLAHSPSADPQWLECPGSVLPQVLRVPLRTSDGAVSRVLLLGNSVTITAPDNEDIDSLQLLATLLAAHLENHRLLEALQARERTMSELVHRLFSAQEDERKRVAYDLHDGLAQNLAGLHQRLQGFAGRCPSLPPELANELQTILALAKGCVGEGRQLIGGLRPHVLDDFGLYKAVDKEADRLREAGLAVSWDDHSAARLPGAVEIALFRIAQEGINNILKHAQASHARLGLSVSDGQACLRVEDDGRGFALRQPVETNGRCHLGLAAMQERASLLGGQLSCSSAPLGGTRLLIRVPLPAHGEQP is encoded by the coding sequence ATGCAAAGCCCTCCCCATGATCCCGGCAGCGCCCTGGCCATTCGGACCCAGTATCGCCAGTCGCAAAGCCGTGCCGCGCGCCTGGGCCTGCTGCTGGGCACCGGCCATGAACTGACCCGGCTGCCGCTGGCCCAGATGCGCCAGCGCGTGGTGCAACGGGCCTGTGCGTTCATGGCCATGGATCACGGCCTGCTGTTGGAGTGGACGGCGGATGATCCGCTGCGCACCCTCGCCAGCCATGGCAGCGGCGAGCGCCTGGAACGGCTCGCCAGCCTCGCCCATTCGCCTTCGGCCGACCCGCAATGGCTGGAGTGCCCCGGCAGTGTCCTGCCGCAAGTGCTGCGCGTGCCCTTGCGCACCTCCGACGGCGCGGTATCCCGAGTCTTGCTGCTGGGCAACAGCGTGACCATCACGGCGCCGGACAACGAAGACATCGACTCGCTGCAACTGCTGGCGACACTGTTGGCCGCGCATCTGGAGAACCATCGGCTGCTCGAAGCGCTCCAGGCCCGGGAGCGCACCATGTCGGAGCTGGTCCATCGCCTGTTCAGTGCCCAGGAGGACGAGCGCAAGCGCGTGGCCTACGACCTGCACGACGGCCTGGCGCAGAATCTGGCCGGCCTGCATCAACGCTTGCAGGGCTTCGCCGGGCGCTGCCCCTCCCTGCCTCCGGAGCTGGCGAACGAGTTGCAGACCATCCTGGCCCTGGCCAAGGGCTGCGTCGGTGAAGGCCGGCAATTGATCGGCGGCCTGCGCCCCCATGTGCTGGATGACTTTGGCCTGTACAAGGCTGTCGACAAGGAAGCCGATCGCCTGCGCGAGGCGGGACTGGCGGTGAGCTGGGACGATCACAGCGCCGCCCGCCTGCCCGGCGCGGTAGAGATCGCCCTGTTCCGCATCGCGCAGGAGGGCATCAACAATATCCTCAAGCACGCCCAGGCCAGCCATGCGCGCCTGGGCCTGTCGGTGAGCGACGGCCAGGCCTGCCTGCGGGTCGAGGACGACGGCCGTGGCTTCGCCCTGCGGCAACCTGTCGAAACCAATGGCCGCTGCCACCTGGGGCTTGCCGCGATGCAAGAGCGCGCCAGCCTTCTGGGAGGGCAATTGAGCTGTTCGAGCGCCCCCCTGGGCGGGACCCGGCTGCTGATCCGCGTACCACTGCCCGCCCATGGAGAGCAGCCATGA
- a CDS encoding response regulator, with protein sequence MNRDLRILIVDDQRPNLDLMEQLLAREGLHNVLSSTEPLRTLDLFNSFEPDLVILDLHMPAFDGFAVLEQLNRRIPANDYLPILVLTADATRDTRLRALALGARDFISKPLDALETMLRIWNLLETRALYKALRTLIPSQQIELLRQHRPADPA encoded by the coding sequence ATGAACCGCGACCTGCGCATCCTGATCGTCGACGATCAGCGCCCCAACCTGGACCTGATGGAGCAATTGCTGGCCCGCGAAGGCCTGCATAATGTGCTGAGCAGCACAGAACCGCTGCGCACCCTCGACCTGTTCAACAGCTTCGAGCCGGACCTGGTGATCCTTGACCTGCACATGCCCGCCTTCGACGGCTTCGCCGTACTGGAACAGCTCAACCGCCGCATACCGGCCAACGACTACCTGCCGATCCTGGTCCTGACCGCCGACGCGACCCGGGACACCCGTCTGCGGGCGCTGGCCCTGGGCGCGCGGGACTTCATCAGCAAGCCCCTGGATGCGCTGGAAACCATGCTACGCATCTGGAACCTGCTGGAGACCCGCGCGCTGTACAAGGCGTTGCGCACCTTGATCCCATCCCAGCAGATCGAACTGCTGCGCCAGCATCGGCCCGCCGACCCGGCCTAG
- a CDS encoding SgcJ/EcaC family oxidoreductase, producing MKMKTFALAAFFVLTSPLVHAADATPYVYRTVAEQPKDVGDREIAALFDQWNTTLKTGSARAMTSLYAPDAILQPTLSNKVRTTPAQIQDYFDHFLTGKPEGTINYREIRHMGPDAAMDSGVYTFTLTSADGSKRDVQARYTFLYERLDGQWKIINHHSSAMPEVPKVLHASH from the coding sequence ATGAAAATGAAAACCTTCGCCCTTGCCGCCTTTTTTGTGCTGACCTCGCCGTTGGTCCATGCGGCCGATGCCACGCCTTACGTGTATCGCACCGTGGCCGAACAGCCGAAAGACGTGGGTGATCGCGAAATCGCTGCGCTCTTCGACCAGTGGAACACCACGCTGAAGACCGGCAGTGCCAGGGCAATGACCAGCCTTTATGCGCCGGACGCCATCCTGCAGCCGACGCTGTCCAACAAGGTGCGCACCACACCGGCACAGATCCAGGACTACTTCGATCACTTCCTGACCGGCAAGCCGGAGGGAACGATCAATTACCGGGAGATCCGTCATATGGGCCCCGATGCGGCCATGGACAGTGGGGTCTACACCTTCACGCTCACCAGCGCCGACGGCAGCAAGCGGGATGTCCAGGCCCGCTATACCTTCCTCTACGAACGCCTGGATGGGCAGTGGAAGATCATCAACCATCACTCTTCGGCCATGCCGGAGGTGCCGAAAGTCCTGCACGCCAGCCACTGA
- a CDS encoding ATP-binding protein encodes MKLRITRRWDDLPLRGKALVVISLPLVVLLLSLVLIYFTERQTARAEEDVRRVLRVQGDIQAVHTLLAEAAASVRGYLLTRREDFLPGYEKATSLIQAALQRLDHNIRDASVRDHLQTITPLIEEKLDGLAALRNGRADDTEAITAILIENKQVLDVLREQINAMRIREDALLDERSAAASATRMRLLFATLLAAVCGLFGAIVAVLFLSKGIVARVQQVQGNAQRLALGQPLLPQPPEQDEIGQLGTRLVEAGQLLAERERALRDNEERLRLIIDGVKDYGIFALDAQGHVITWNAGAERIKGYTEQEILGRHFSLFYLAEECPAHPDMALREATRDGHYMEEGWRCRKDGSRFWASVVITAQYDATGALRGFSKITRDITDRRAAEIALGTAREEAESASRAKSEFLSRMSHELRTPLNAILGFAQLLDMDSTAGQRPQVSHILRAGQHLLALINEVLDIARIEAGRLPLNIEPIALSAVLHEALTLVSPMAADAGIRLVELPPLPEGTGVRADRQRLVQVLLNLLSNAIKYNRPGGEVRIEVTAQAHQVSIAVSDTGHGIALDQLAQLFKPFERLDADPQVEGTGLGLSLSKSLLEMMQGSLQVHSVPQQGCCFTLLLPAAQVSDSHSAPIAPLAVARPPVQYHGKVLCIEDNLSSLALIETLMQRRPGIQLLSSMQGQIGLDLARQHAPQLILLDVTLPDLEGLEVLRRLRQSPATAATPVLMITADASDLTHRALQDAGATAILTKPIHIQAFLAHLEHYLPEPA; translated from the coding sequence ATGAAGCTGCGGATCACGCGTCGCTGGGACGACCTGCCCCTGCGAGGCAAGGCCCTGGTGGTGATTTCCCTGCCGCTGGTGGTGCTGTTGCTGTCGCTGGTGCTGATCTACTTCACCGAACGCCAGACTGCCCGCGCCGAGGAGGACGTTCGCCGGGTGTTGCGGGTCCAGGGTGATATCCAGGCGGTCCATACCCTGCTGGCCGAAGCAGCGGCCAGCGTGAGGGGCTACCTGTTGACCCGCCGCGAGGACTTCCTGCCCGGCTACGAAAAGGCCACGTCGCTGATCCAGGCCGCCCTGCAACGCCTGGACCACAACATCCGCGACGCCAGCGTGCGCGATCATCTGCAGACCATCACGCCGCTGATCGAGGAGAAACTCGACGGATTGGCGGCGCTGCGCAACGGCAGGGCCGATGACACCGAGGCCATCACGGCGATCCTGATCGAAAACAAGCAGGTGCTGGACGTGCTGCGCGAACAGATCAACGCCATGCGCATCCGTGAGGACGCCCTGCTCGACGAACGCAGCGCCGCCGCCTCGGCCACCCGCATGCGCCTGCTGTTCGCCACGTTGCTGGCGGCGGTGTGCGGTCTGTTCGGTGCGATAGTCGCGGTGCTGTTCCTGTCCAAGGGCATCGTTGCCCGGGTGCAGCAGGTGCAAGGCAACGCCCAGCGCCTGGCCCTGGGCCAACCCTTGCTGCCGCAACCACCGGAACAGGACGAGATCGGGCAGTTGGGCACCCGCCTGGTGGAGGCCGGGCAACTGCTGGCCGAGCGCGAGCGGGCGCTGCGGGACAACGAGGAACGGCTGCGGCTGATCATCGACGGCGTGAAGGACTACGGGATCTTCGCGCTGGATGCCCAGGGCCACGTGATCACCTGGAATGCCGGCGCCGAGCGGATCAAGGGCTATACCGAACAGGAAATCCTCGGTCGGCATTTTTCCCTGTTCTACCTGGCCGAGGAATGCCCGGCACATCCGGACATGGCCCTGCGCGAAGCCACCCGCGACGGCCATTACATGGAAGAAGGCTGGCGCTGTCGCAAGGATGGCAGTCGCTTCTGGGCCAGCGTGGTCATCACGGCCCAATACGACGCCACCGGCGCCCTGCGCGGTTTCTCCAAGATCACCCGGGACATCACCGACCGGCGTGCCGCCGAGATCGCCCTGGGCACTGCCCGCGAAGAAGCGGAAAGCGCCAGCCGGGCCAAGAGCGAGTTTCTGTCGCGCATGAGCCATGAGTTGCGCACGCCCCTCAATGCCATCCTCGGCTTCGCGCAGTTGCTGGACATGGACTCCACGGCCGGGCAGCGCCCCCAGGTCAGCCATATCCTGCGCGCCGGCCAGCACCTGCTGGCGCTGATCAACGAGGTGCTGGACATCGCCCGCATCGAGGCCGGCCGCCTGCCGCTGAATATCGAGCCCATCGCTCTGTCGGCGGTCCTGCACGAGGCCCTGACGCTGGTTTCGCCCATGGCCGCCGACGCCGGCATTCGTCTCGTCGAACTGCCGCCGCTTCCGGAGGGCACTGGTGTGCGGGCCGACCGTCAGCGCCTGGTCCAGGTGCTGCTCAACCTGCTGTCCAACGCCATCAAGTACAACCGTCCCGGCGGCGAGGTGCGCATCGAAGTGACCGCCCAGGCCCATCAGGTCAGCATCGCCGTCAGCGATACCGGGCACGGCATTGCCCTCGATCAACTGGCGCAGTTGTTCAAGCCGTTCGAACGCCTGGACGCCGATCCCCAGGTCGAGGGCACCGGCCTCGGACTGTCCCTGAGCAAGAGCCTGCTGGAAATGATGCAGGGCAGCCTCCAGGTGCACAGCGTGCCGCAACAGGGTTGCTGCTTTACCCTGCTGTTGCCGGCCGCCCAGGTGAGCGACAGCCATTCGGCGCCCATCGCGCCCCTGGCGGTGGCCCGCCCACCCGTCCAGTACCACGGCAAGGTCCTGTGCATCGAAGACAACCTTTCGAGCCTCGCGCTGATCGAGACCCTGATGCAACGCCGTCCGGGCATCCAGCTGCTGTCGAGCATGCAGGGCCAGATAGGCCTGGACCTGGCGCGCCAGCACGCGCCGCAACTGATCCTGCTGGACGTGACCCTGCCGGACCTGGAGGGCCTGGAAGTCTTGCGTCGCTTGCGCCAGTCCCCCGCCACTGCCGCGACGCCGGTGCTGATGATCACCGCCGACGCCAGCGACCTGACCCACCGAGCCCTGCAGGATGCCGGCGCCACGGCGATCCTGACCAAACCCATTCACATCCAGGCCTTCCTGGCCCATCTTGAGCACTATCTGCCGGAGCCCGCATGA
- a CDS encoding sigma-70 family RNA polymerase sigma factor, whose protein sequence is MFDAATPAEQSLHTLYRDHGSWLEGWLRRRMGNAWDAADLRQDTFLRVLSSAQPLADLHEPRAYLLTIGKRLLSNFYTRRNLEQAYLDALASLPEACVPSPEQRWLLLETLHALDELLDGLPPLVRRAFLWSQLEGLGYREIAERMQVSERTIKRYMAQAYEHCLLVDF, encoded by the coding sequence ATGTTTGATGCAGCTACGCCGGCGGAGCAGTCCCTACATACGTTGTACCGTGATCACGGCAGCTGGCTGGAAGGCTGGCTGAGGCGGCGCATGGGCAACGCCTGGGATGCCGCGGACCTGCGCCAGGATACCTTCCTGCGAGTGCTGTCCAGCGCCCAGCCCCTGGCCGACCTGCACGAGCCTCGCGCCTATCTGCTGACGATCGGCAAGCGGCTGCTGAGCAATTTCTACACCCGGCGCAACCTAGAGCAGGCTTATCTCGACGCATTGGCGAGCTTGCCCGAAGCGTGCGTGCCGTCTCCCGAACAACGTTGGTTGCTGCTCGAAACCCTGCACGCCCTGGATGAGTTGCTCGATGGCCTGCCGCCCCTGGTGCGGCGGGCCTTTTTATGGAGCCAGCTCGAAGGGCTGGGCTACCGGGAAATCGCCGAGCGCATGCAGGTGTCCGAGCGCACCATCAAGCGCTACATGGCCCAGGCCTACGAGCATTGCCTGCTGGTGGACTTCTGA